The genomic window CAGCACTACCTAAACTGGCAACAAGCCAAACCGAAAAAATTACTACGTTACCAAAACTAGAAGAGCCTGCAGCCGCTTACCCTGCCACTTTCGATTTTAAATACTTGGGCAAAAACGAAAAGTCTATCCTAATTTTGGTAAACGATGTGCAAAACCCCGTGAGCAGCCCTCAAGGCACCGAATTGTTGAGGAAATTGGTTTTATCCATCAACCTAAAAAATGCCGATTTTGCGTTGGTTAATTATGCCAATTATACTGATGCTAAGTTTGAGCATTTGCATTCGTTTTTTGCTTGTAAATTAGTTATTTCATTTGGGGTTACGCCGGTAAATTTGGGCTTGGCCGAACAACTGCGACACCAGCTGAATGTGGTAAACAGCATTAAAATGATTTTTACACACAATTTGCACGATTTAGATACCGACCTCACTGCTAAAAAAGCACTATGGGCAACGTTAAAAAAACCTTATTTAAAGTTTGCAGTTATCAATAATCAGTTGCCCTAAACGCCCAAGAAGCATACCTTTAATTTATCAATACCAAAATCCCATAATATGTCACAAGAACTGGTATTCGCTACCAACAACGCACACAAAACAGAAGAAGTAGCTAAAATATTGGCACCCGACTACAAAGCTTACTTAACCTGAAAGACATTAATTGTTTGGTAGACATTCCAGAAACGGGTAATACTTTTGCCAAAAATGCTACCTTAAAAAGCACCTATGTTTTCGAGAATTTTGGATTAGATTGCTTTGCGGATGACAGTGGATTGGAAGTTGATGCGTTAAATAACGAACCTGGCATTTACTCAGCAAGATATAGTGGCGTAAAAAACGATACAGTTAATTTAGAGTTTCTACTTAAAAAAATGGATGGCCTAACTAACAGAAAAGCTAGATTTAAAACGGTAATTTCCTTATTAAAAAATGGGGAGAATTACTTTTTTGAGGGCATAATTGAAGGCACAATTAGAACAGCTCCCAGCGGAACAAATGGTTTTGGTTACGACCCCATTTTTGTGCCCAATGGGTATGATGTTACTTTTGCCGAAATGGAAATGAGCGAAAAGAACAAAATTAGTCACCGGGCTTTGGCCATGCAGAAATTGATAGCGTTTTTGAAGAAATAGAAAATGTAAGCTAGAAGGTTTGGCCACATCAGCCCCTCTTTCCGCTTTACTCCGCCTAGCTACGCAAAGGCTTCATGCCCGCTACAATAGGGTTTATTTAACAACGGAAGTTTACCAGCACCTACAGAAGATTGGCATCAATACCTTTTAACTAACAAGACTTACGAAGTTTTAAAAACTTCGTAAGTCTCTTAACTCTTTTCTAAAAAGTTTAAAGCTAAATACGATTATGATATGTCTCCCTAAGTTCGAAATGACGACAAATCAACTTATTTCTTTCCCTTATCTATCGCCTTATTAACCACGTCTTGTATACGTGGCCTAATGTTTAACCTACCCAACATTTCGCTTACCGTAGGGTGCACCCTATTGGTTAAAATAATGTAGATCATATTACGTGATGGGTCTGTCCAAACGCCAATACCGGTATAACCAGTATGCCCATAAGTTTCTGGAGAGGCCAATTCTGAAGGATATTTTTTGGTCAAATCTGGATCGTGCCTATCAAAACCTAAACCTCTACGGCTAACGTTAGACTGTTTTGTGGTAAACATTTCTACCGTTTGAGGTGTAAAATATTGTTCGCCGCCGTAAGTGCCTTTGTTTAATAGCATTTGATTATAGATGGCCAAATCGTTTGCACTACCAAATAAGCCTGCATGACCCGCAACACCGCCTTTTAAAGCCGCACCTTGATCGTGCACATAGCCTTCTAGCAAGGTTTTCCTAAACACTTTATCGTCTTCTGTAGGTACAATTCTATCTTTAGAAAATCTATTTCTAGGCAGGTAACCTGCGGTTTGCATACCCAAAGGTTTGTAAAATTGCTCTTGTACGTATTGGTCTTCGGGAATTTCAGAAATATGCTCTACAATATCTTGCATTACATACATACTAATATCGCTATATACATAACTACCTCTGGTTTTTATAGGCGAATTAAGCATTTTAGGCCACATAAAATCGTTAAAGAACCCTTTTTTGATGTAATAATTATCAGCTACTTTAGTAGGATAAGCCGCAGAAGAATCTCTACTGTAATCGCCTTCTTTTACATAATTATGAAACGGAATATATGGAATAAACCCCGCCTGGTGCAGCATTACCTCTCTCACATTGATATTGTTCATGGGCGATGTACGGGCCTTGGCAATGTAATACCCAACATTGGTATCTAATTTTAATTTTTGCTGCTCTACCAAACGCATTACGCTTGGTGTAGTAGCAGTGGTTTTAGTAACCGATGCCAAATCGAAAATATCAGTTACCTTATCGGCTTGTAGATTTTCATAAGTATGGTAACCAAATGCTTTATTATAAATCACTTTTCCATCTTTAGCTACCAGAACCACCATGCCTGGCGAAGCTTTTTTTGCAATACCTTCGTTAACAATCGCATCAATCTCTTTCAAATCGTTGCTGTTTACGTCTGCATCTTCGGGCACGGTATATTTTAAACGTGTGACAGTAGTGAGATAACCAGTGCCTTTAGCGTACTTGGTAGAATAGGTTTTATTTAGCATTTGCTTTGCGGCAATTCCTCCAAAAATAAACTGTGGAACTACCAAAGCCGCTTCTTCATTATCTTCGGAACTCCAAACCAAAGGAGCGTTAATTTGATCAAATGAGCTTAAAGCGCTGCCATCTCCAAAAAGTGCTACAATTACTTCTTTACTCTTCGCTAAACTTTCAACAAAGTTGATGTACTTTCCATTTCTGGCCATTTCGCTATTTAAAGCCACAATTAAGCTTACTGTAGAATTTCACATCATCTTCTAAATCGTTAAGGGTAGTAGAATCGGCATATTTTGCTGCATTTAATGTAACCACTGGTGCGTACTTATTCAACAAGCTATCAAAACCGATCTGGTTGTTGTAGCCTAAATCAATAGAAACAAAGCGTCTATCTGCTAAACCTACTACTGGAATTAACTTTTTATAGTTATTTAGCAGCACGGTACCCTTTACCACCTCGTTAATTTTATTTAAACGACTTTGATTTTGTTTATGATCTTGAGCACAAGCCGTAACTGTAATTACAGCAGTTAAACAAATGGCAAATATGCCCGACAGACTATTTTTCTTCATAAACTTTTTCTCCATTAACGTAGGTTCTAATTACTTTATTCTCTAAAATTTGCTTTGCGTTAGCTTTCATTACATCGTTTTGCATCATTACAAAGTCGGCTAATTTACCAACTTCTAGGCTTCCTTTCTCCTTTTCTTCAAAGTTAGCTTTAGCGGCCCAAATGGTCATGCCTTTTAAAGTTTCTTGGGCAGTTAACGCGTTTTCTGGCTGAAAACCTCCTTTCGGATAATCGCTTACATCTTTTCTAGCTGTTGCGGCATAGAAAGTAAGCATAGGGTTAATCTGCTCTACCGGAAAATCTGTTCCTAAAGGTAACCAACCATTTTGCTGCAACAATTGTTTGTAGGCATAAGCACCTTTTACTCGGTCTTTGCCTAAACGATCTTGCGCCCAATACATATCTGAAGTAGCGTGGGTTGGCTGTACCGAAGGCACTACCTTAGCTGCCCCAAACAACTTAAAATCTTGTTGATTAACTACTTGCGCATGTTCTATACGCCATCGTTTATCGTTATCTTTTGGTAAAATATTGTTATAGATTTTCAAAATAGCACGATTTGCCGAATCGCCAATGGCGTGGGTACACATCTGAAAATCGTTTTCGTAGATTTTTTTGGCTACTTGCTCAAAATGTGTCAAATCACTTAGCAAGAAGCCTTTTTTATTGGGCATATCGGCATAAGGATGCAGCAAACAAGCACCTCTCGATCCTAAAGCACCATCGGCATAAACTTTAAAGCCTCTAACGTTTAGTCTATCTGTTTTGATTTTACCTCGCTTAATTAGGTAATCGTAGTTTTTATCCGCATCAGAAAGCATTACATACAATCGCATTTTTAGGCTACCCTCATTTTGCAATTGCTCAATGCCCTCTACCGCTGCATAATCTAAACCACAATCATCAATTGTGGTAAGGCCTACCGCAAAGCAATTCTGCTGTGCCTGTAGCAAAAGCTCTTTCCTCCTTTCTTTGGTCAAATCTGGAATTTTAGCACTTACCAAGTTGATGGCATTGTCTATCAACATTCCGGTAGGTTTGCCGTCAATTTCCACAATATCGCCACCTGTTAGCTCATAAGATTTAGTAATATTTGCGGCATCTAATGCCTTTTGGTTGGCTATAGCAGCATGGCCATCTATACGGTGCAATAAAACTGGCCTGTCTGGAAATAGCTCGTCTAGTTTTTCTTTAGTGGGGAATTGTTTATTTGGCCAATCGTTTTGGTCCCAGCCTCTACCAATTAACCAGCCCTCTGGTTGCTTTTTGGCAAACACTTGCAATTTACTCAACACCTCTTCCCAGGATTTGGTAGCTGTTAAATCGGCATTATTTAAACTTTCCGCGTAACCAAAAAAATGAGCATGGGCATCAATAAATCCTGGATAAACAGCTTTCCCTTTGGCATCTACTTCTTCGTTGGCCGGGTAAGTTTTTCTGATATCCTCGGATTTCCCCAAGGCCAAAACCTTCCCATCTTTAATGGCCATTGCCTCCACCACCTCAAAATATTCGTTTACGGTATAAATTTGGGCATTGTAAATTACCAAATCGGCCTTTTTAGTAGAACAAGCCAAAAATAATATCATAATTACAAAGCACAACAGCATGTTAATCTTCTTCATACTAGTTTTGTTTTAGAATTTTAAAGATAGGAAGTTTAGGAAAAGAAAACCCACTTTTACTTTTTATTGGGAAAAAAATCAACAGTTTTTCTATTAAAAAAGCAAAAATATCAATTTAACTACCATACAGAAGATGGCATGATTTTTCTAAAGGGCATAAGTACACCTATTATTGAGTCTACATAATTTGGACCCTATATTTGCATATCAAAAACAGTTACATCTACCTATTTAAAACAACTTAAGACCAGGCATTAAGTTGTTTACTGTTAATGATTTGACTACCTATAACAATTAAAGAGAACCTGCCAAGCGATCTTCTACAAATACAAATGGGAGCAAGCTTCTTACTCCACTTACTTTAATAATTTGTCCGTTTAAACAATAAAAAATTACTGCAATTGGCGATTTTTGTTTTTGTTCAACCTCGGCCATTACCTGTAAACAGGCGCCACAAGAGGTTACTGGTTTTTTGATATCGAAGTTTTCTGTAAAGGCGGTAATAGCCATTGTGCTTACTACAGCACCAGGCTTATTTGAGCCTATAGCAAAAAGTGCCACTCGTTCGGCACACAATCCAGACGGATACGCCACATTTTCTTGGTTACTTCCTAACACAATCTCTCCATCGGCAAGCTGAATTGCCGTACCCACTTTAAATTTAGAATAGGGCGAATACGACGTTTTTAAAGCTTCTTCTGCCCTGATGCACAATTCTTTGTCTTCGGCAGAAAGTTCATTTATATTTTCGTAAGTTTCGTATGAGATTTTAAAATCAACTACATTCATAAATTAAACATACAAATTACAATTAACAAAAATTAGAATTAAACCATTTAGGGGTAGTTTTCTTAAAACCTTATCCATTATATTTTGTTTGTAACACTAGAAGAAAACTACTTTTTAAATAAGTAATTTAAATTACCATTATATTACCATCAAAAAATTAATCTCACTTGAACAAATATTTTAAAAAAGGTTTTAAAATCATCTTATGGATTATTGCAAGTATCATTTTACTAGTGGTACTTGTGGCATTATCTCTAAATATTCCTGCCGTACAAAACTTTGTAAAAGACAAAGCCATCAGCTACCTGAAAAACAAAACCAAAACCGAGGTAAGTTTAGAAAGCATTAAAATCGCTTTACCTAAAGATGTAGTACTAAATAAATTCTATATCGAAGACTTAAACAAAGACACATTATTATATGCCGAAAAACTACAGGTAGACATCAGTTTGTTTAAGCTCCTTAAAAACACCGTTGAAATTAATTATATTGATTTAAAAGGTATACGAGCTAATGTTAAGCGCATTAACCCAGATACCACATTTAACTTTTCTTTCTTGGTAGATTCTTTTGCTAGCGACCAAAAAAAACCTGAGGAAGAAGTTGCCAAAGACACCACATCAACCTTAAAATTCTCGGTAGATAAAGTTCGTTTTGAAGATATTGGCCTTACCTATCGGGATGATGTGGCAGGAAATAACGTAAAGTTTTATTTGGGAAAACTAGAAACGAACATTAAAGATTTTGATTTAGTGAACCAAAAATATGTAATTAAAGATTTTATCATCGATAATACCTCGTTGGTTTATTTACAACAAAAACCTTTAACTCAATTGGTGCAACACCTTACGAATAGTGTTGATAGTGTGCAGAAAGAAACAGGAAAACTGCCAACTATAGAAGTACAGCAATTTGAGTTTAACAAAGTAAAAGTTAATTACGATGACCAATTGACGACCACTAATGCGATTGCCGATGTAGACAAGTTACACTTCAATAATTTAATAGTTGATTTAACCAACGGAAAGTACACTACAGACAATGCGGAACTAGCTAATTCTTTCATCAAGTTTGCATTTAAACCAGCGCCAAGTAATGATTTGGATAAAGTGAAGGATACGGTTGTTGTAGAGCAGTCTTCGTTGGCGCTAGCTATCAAAAATATTGACCTTGTCAACAACCAACTACAGTTTGATAACCTTGGAGCAAAGCCACTTAAAAGCGGTATTGATTTTAACCATTTAAACATTAATGGATTAAACTTGGGTGCCGAAGATGTAAACTATAGCAGCAAAGGTATTACTGCTAAAGTTAAAAACGGTTCGATGAGTGATAAAAGCGGATTTGTATTAAATACTTTGCGAGGCGATGCCATTTACAACGATAAGCAGATTAAACTGAAGGATCTTGTACTGAAAACACCTCACACCAGCATCGAAAACGAAACTGATTTAACTTTCACTTCGTTGGATGATTTAACCAAAAACCCAGAGCGTGTAAAATTGGCCATTAATTTAAAAAACACTACCATTGGCTTAAAAGATGCCACCTTTTTTAGCGATGCATTGCCTAAACAATACACTAATCAAAAAATTAAAATAGATGCTAAAGTAGATGGTTACTTAAATAGGTTAAACATTTCTAA from Pedobacter sp. SL55 includes these protein-coding regions:
- the rdgB gene encoding RdgB/HAM1 family non-canonical purine NTP pyrophosphatase, whose translation is MVDIPETGNTFAKNATLKSTYVFENFGLDCFADDSGLEVDALNNEPGIYSARYSGVKNDTVNLEFLLKKMDGLTNRKARFKTVISLLKNGENYFFEGIIEGTIRTAPSGTNGFGYDPIFVPNGYDVTFAEMEMSEKNKISHRALAMQKLIAFLKK
- a CDS encoding serine hydrolase domain-containing protein, coding for MARNGKYINFVESLAKSKEVIVALFGDGSALSSFDQINAPLVWSSEDNEEAALVVPQFIFGGIAAKQMLNKTYSTKYAKGTGYLTTVTRLKYTVPEDADVNSNDLKEIDAIVNEGIAKKASPGMVVLVAKDGKVIYNKAFGYHTYENLQADKVTDIFDLASVTKTTATTPSVMRLVEQQKLKLDTNVGYYIAKARTSPMNNINVREVMLHQAGFIPYIPFHNYVKEGDYSRDSSAAYPTKVADNYYIKKGFFNDFMWPKMLNSPIKTRGSYVYSDISMYVMQDIVEHISEIPEDQYVQEQFYKPLGMQTAGYLPRNRFSKDRIVPTEDDKVFRKTLLEGYVHDQGAALKGGVAGHAGLFGSANDLAIYNQMLLNKGTYGGEQYFTPQTVEMFTTKQSNVSRRGLGFDRHDPDLTKKYPSELASPETYGHTGYTGIGVWTDPSRNMIYIILTNRVHPTVSEMLGRLNIRPRIQDVVNKAIDKGKK
- a CDS encoding amidohydrolase; amino-acid sequence: MKKINMLLCFVIMILFLACSTKKADLVIYNAQIYTVNEYFEVVEAMAIKDGKVLALGKSEDIRKTYPANEEVDAKGKAVYPGFIDAHAHFFGYAESLNNADLTATKSWEEVLSKLQVFAKKQPEGWLIGRGWDQNDWPNKQFPTKEKLDELFPDRPVLLHRIDGHAAIANQKALDAANITKSYELTGGDIVEIDGKPTGMLIDNAINLVSAKIPDLTKERRKELLLQAQQNCFAVGLTTIDDCGLDYAAVEGIEQLQNEGSLKMRLYVMLSDADKNYDYLIKRGKIKTDRLNVRGFKVYADGALGSRGACLLHPYADMPNKKGFLLSDLTHFEQVAKKIYENDFQMCTHAIGDSANRAILKIYNNILPKDNDKRWRIEHAQVVNQQDFKLFGAAKVVPSVQPTHATSDMYWAQDRLGKDRVKGAYAYKQLLQQNGWLPLGTDFPVEQINPMLTFYAATARKDVSDYPKGGFQPENALTAQETLKGMTIWAAKANFEEKEKGSLEVGKLADFVMMQNDVMKANAKQILENKVIRTYVNGEKVYEEK
- a CDS encoding cytidine deaminase, which translates into the protein MNVVDFKISYETYENINELSAEDKELCIRAEEALKTSYSPYSKFKVGTAIQLADGEIVLGSNQENVAYPSGLCAERVALFAIGSNKPGAVVSTMAITAFTENFDIKKPVTSCGACLQVMAEVEQKQKSPIAVIFYCLNGQIIKVSGVRSLLPFVFVEDRLAGSL